From Salmo salar chromosome ssa09, Ssal_v3.1, whole genome shotgun sequence:
TGTTTTCATTTTCATCAGGCTTTACTGTGGCCTACTGGTTTAGCACCCCTTGGGTGAAAGTCTGTTTAATGTGGAGTCTCTCTGTCCCTTTAATACATAAAGCTTATCTCTGTGGCTTCACTTTCAACTGTCTCTCTCACATATGAACTTGACATTTTGTGAGCTGTCTCCTCAATTCCAAAGTAGACGCAAGATAGTAAGATAAAATTGAATCAAATTTGTGTCAAAGCAGTTTCGCTGTGGAAGGCAGGGGGGCTAAAACATTACACTATATGTGCAGATTCCATCTGTTAGTTTCTTGTTTATAACATAAAGAAGCGCTAACCTTTTTTGGTTAGTGAAATAACGGTTTACCTCGCTCTCAGCATCCAACAGTATTTCGGTAATATGTGGATCTTTTCCCCTGGATTTAGTCTTAAAGCAAATATTTTGAGAACATTAAAGAACTTTCACAACGTGTTTTGCTGCAATGAGAACAAACATCTGTTGAAGCTAAAACAAACTACAGCTTATTTGTGTTAAGTTTGGACAATGAAACCAGCTGTGTGAGTCTAGTGACAGTTTACATGACCAATTGTAGGCTATAGCACTGTATAACATGTCATAAAAGATAGTAATGTTTTAGGTGAAGTGCATGTGAAATCCCCAGAAATCAGGCTATGAATGCATACGTCCCCACACTGATGAATAACAAAGCAATTAGTAACATGCTCCAGGATGTACAGCGCAGCACAGTAGTTTCATGTAGTCCAGTAACATATGACTGAAACTCACTAATTATCTGTGTTCTTCGTTATCTCCTTGTCTCTACAGAGTGTGAGTGAGTTTGGCCTGGACATCATCGAGACCCCAGAGGGAGACAGATGGCCTCAGCTGATTgtccagcagagcctggaccgCGAGCAGAAGGACACCTTCGTCATGAAGATCAAGGTGGAGGACGGAGGAACGCCACCCAAGTCCAGCACGGCCATCCTCCAGGTCACCATCTCCGACGTCAATGACAATCGACCGGTCTTCAAGGACAGTGAGGTGGAGGTGACCATCCCCGAGAATGCCCCCATAGGAACCTCCGTCACCCAGCTCCACGCCACAGACACAGACCTCGGCTCCAACGCCCAGATCCACTTCTCCTTCTCTAATCAGATCTCCTCATCCACCAAGAGGCATTTTGCCATAGACAGCACCACCGGGCTGATCACTGTCAAGCAGCCTTTAGACCGGGAATCCACCCCAGTCCACAAACTCATCGTCCTAGCCAGCGACGGTAGCTCCACCCCATCCAGAGCTGCTGTTATCGTCAACGTAACGGACATTAATGACAACGTTCCGTCCATAGACACTCGGTACATAATGAACCTTGTAAATGGAACGGTTCTACTGTCAGAGAACGCTCCTCTCAACACAAAAATAGCCCTAATTACAGTGACGGACAAGGACGCTGATCTGAACGGAAAAGTGACTTGTTATACTGACCACGATGTTCCTTTCAGGTTAAAGCCAGTATTTAATGACCAGTTCCTGCTGGAGACTGCGGCCCCCCTAGATTACGAAACAACCAGGGAATATGCAATTAAGATAGTGGCGTCGGATTCGGGGAAGCCTCCTTTGAACACTTCAGCGATGGTTTTAATTAAAATTAAGGATGAGAATGACAACGCTCCCATCTTCCCTCAGCCTGAGATTCAGCTGTCCATACCAGAAAACAATGATCCATCCACGCAGCTCATAAAGATCAGTGCCATGGATGCAGACAGCGGACATAATGCGGAGATTATTTATTCTCTTGGCCCTGACGCTCCTGATGGGTTTAACATAGATCGACGGTCAGGAATCCTCTCCGTTGGCAAACGCCTGGATAGAGAGAAGCAGGAGAAGTATTCGTTCACTGTCATGGCAAGGGACAATGGGTCTACTTCCCTGCAGAGCAATGTCACAGTGAGGTTGATAGTGCAGGACCTCAACGACAACAGCCCAGCTTTCACCCATCCTGAGTATAACTTCTACGTGCCTGAGAACCTGCCTCTGTACGGGACCGTGGGTCTGATCACCGTCACAGATTCTGACGCAGGTGACAACTCTGTCATAACACTGTCCATTCTGAACGGGAAAGACAATTTCATTATTGATCCCCAGACCGGTGTGATCAAACCCAACATCACATTTGATAGAGAGCAGCAAAGCTCATACACTTTTATGGTGAAGGCTATAGACGGAGGGCAACCACCCAGCACTTCATACGCCAAGGTCACCATAAATGTTGTGGATGTCAATGACAATCGACCCATTTTTGTTATTCCCTCGTCCAACTACTCTTACGATCTGGTCCAGTCTACCACCAGCCCTGGGTCTGTGGTCACCAGAGTGTTCGCTATAGACAATGACACTGGCATGAATGCTGAGCTGCAGTACAGTTTCATTGGGGGATCACCAAGAGGACTGTTTGCCATAGACAAAACAACTGGTAATATAACTCTGCAGGAGAAGATAGTCTCAGCCGATCAGGGTTTACACAGGCTAGTGGTGAAAGTCAAAGACCTGGGTCAGCCAGAGTCCTTACACGCAATCGCCCTCATTCACCTGTTCATTAACGAGACTGTATCCAACGCTACATTCATTCAAGAGCAGCTACGTAAGAGCTTGGAGACTCCATTGGATCGTAACGTGGGAGACAGTGAGGTCACACCCCAAGCCAACGGATACGTGATTGTTGTCATCGCTATTATAGCTGGGACTATGACAGTCATCTTAGTCATCTTCGTGACGGCCTTGGTGCGCTGCCGTCAGACGCCCAGACACAAAGTGGTGCAGAAGGGCAAGCAGAGCGGCGAGTGGGTGTCGCCCAACCAGGAGAACCGTCAAATCAAAaagaaaaagaagaaaaagaagagatCTCCAAAGAGCCTCCTCTTGAACTTTGTCAGCATAGAAGAATCCAAGCCTGATGATCCCAGCCAGGAGCACATTAATGGAACCCTGGACCTGCCTGTGGAGCTAGATGAGCAGACCATGGGGAAATACAACTGGGCCACTACGCCGACCACCTTCAAACCTGACAGCCCAGACTTGGCCAAGCATTACAAGTCTGCTTCCCCCCAGCCAACCTTCCAAATCAAACCAGAGACCCCGATGGCGCCCAATAAACACCACGTGATTCAGGAGCTCCCGCTAGACAACACGTTTGTGGTGGGCTGTGACTCGCACTCCAAGTGCTCCTCCACCAGCTCAGACCCGTACTCGGTCTCAGAGTGCAGCTGTCAGGGGGGATTCAAGACTCCTGGGCAAATCCACACCAGACAGGTAATTCATAACTTATTTTCTAAAGCTACCTATTgttcccactcccactccccgtACCACTATCCCTTTGTTGATAAGATGGAGGGTGATGGGTGGCAGCGGGAGGGAGCTAGGAGATTGAACCTCACAAAAAGTCACATGTGCATTAATGTCATCAGCATTGAATATTGAGGAAGAATACctcagagaggaaggagagaactgAAGTTTGGCCAAGAAGATTTCATTTGAATGAAGTTATCTTTACTTCCCAGAAAGACAGATTATACGTCCCTTTGCCATCTTGTATTATATGTCTATAAAACCCTTTAACCTTATTTGTGTTAATGTTCCACTTTAAAGTATAATGGTGGCAGTGGAATGGTGGGAACTAGTCTTAAATTAGAATCTTAAGTGAGAAGGCTGGTGGCAGAGTAATAGCATGCTTGAGAATCAAGTCGGCCATGCTACTAATTGAACTCTACCCAGGTGTATTTGCTGAGGACCAACGGATTAAAGCAGCGCTAAGCTTTTTTGATTGACACACCTGAAAAAAAACTAGCATGTCTGACAGACAGAGAAAACCAAACATAGAGTGTTTGATTTGGCTTCAATCAGCTGTTCACTTTCCCCTGAAATAGTAGGAAACGTATCCCACAAGAGTTTCCACTACAGAATAATAAGACCTCATTAAATAATCCCAGATTTCAGTTGCGTGCTGGAGATATTAAGTGGTGTCTTGACTATGGAGGCTCTGAAGGCTTTGTCAGCATGAGGAGTAGAGCAAAGCAAAAAGCATTTGAATGCTAGTGTCTGGTCTGAGGCTTATGATTCCCTAAGAGATATACCAAATGCGAAGTGccctaataaataaatgaaggccagggaggtgaggagaggtggcCTTGCTGAGGGCAGACAATAtggcagaggagagcagagcgggACGGAGCAGAGCAGAGTGAGGCGGAGCAGAGCGGGGTGAAGCTCTATGGAGTGGAGACAGTATGGTGGGTAAATAAGATCAAGGTAAAGATGGAGGCTTGGGACCAATAGAAAGAGGAGATAGCTAGAAAGGGTCTTGGGACCAATAGAAACAGAAGTTAGCTAGACGAGGGCTTaggaccaataggaggaggggGTAGCTAGACGAGGGCTTaggaccaataggaggaggggGTAGCTAGATAGAGTCAGTAAAAGATGGTTGCTGAGTCCCATTTAACCAATTCATTAGAATCTTTAATCACTGAGCTTGCCAGATCTTTTTTAAAGCAGGTGGTTGGTGTTGTAATGTAGGTTAGGGTTCATCATTGGTAGTCGttatggtgtggtagagagacagtattAATATAGGTTAGGGTTCATCATTGGTAGTCGttatggtgtggtagagagacagtattAATATAGGTTAGGGTTCATCATTGGTAGTCGTTATGGTGTGGTAGAGAAACGGTATTAATGGTCATAGCATGGGATTCATTCATACAGTACGATAGATTTGATTATAAATGCGGGGATTACTTTGTAGTTTATTTTATGTTTCGTTTTTTTGTCTTTTGATTTTCATGATTTTTGTTCATATCTAAAATAACACATTCTGGTGCAGTTTTATCATACATCTTTTATGGATTTTATTTGATGCCGTGTAACATTCTTGAATTTTGTACTTGTCAATCTTCACAGAATTGCacagattcttttttttttttgggggggggttgcctTGTTGCCCTCTTGAAGCTTTTCCGTTCTTACAGATTACTGTCTATCATTTTCAATCCCTTGTAGCATAGTGTTTACAGATTACTGTCTATCATTTTCAATCCCTTGTAGCATAGTTCTTACAAATGACTGTCTATCCACTGATGAGGTGTGTACATGGTGATTTAAAGAGACACCCACACAGAGAAGATATTCATTTCCCTCACCAATCTTTTATTTAAAACCCATTTAAAAGCAACACTGCCCATGGTACATTATCCGTAAGCCTATTTGCATAGCCAGCACAGGAACACTTGTTGTTTGTAACGCTCCCTGTCAAGTTGTCAGAATGGCTTTGCACTCATACTGGTTATGCCCTGCACTAAAAGACCCCCTGAAATATGCACAAATATTTACCCAATGTTTTGGTAAAAATTCGGATAAAttcagataaaaaaaatgtaatgttggccgggggggggggggcagtattaatggTGTATTTCATATATTCCATGTCACTGAGAAATACTTCTCCTTTAAGCTAATCTGAATGAATTCATGATTAAATCACCATTCTCCTCCGTCCTTGTAATGTGTCGAATCAGCTGTTCAATCATTATATTTCATCTCGTGTATTTTAGGGCTTGCTAATCTGAAAAAGGCTTTGCGAGTTGAATTGAATCATTATCTGTTTCTTATGGGGAAATATTGGTCAGGCATTTTGAGTCTAATCACTTTTTTTTGTTTCTTATGGGGTAATTATTGGTCATGATAATTGGTCAGATTCTGTCAAACACATGCTTTTGGTGTAAAATGGGACAGCGCTGTTCAAACTGAAAGACCAGCACCACCTTAGAGATGTCAGGATGATGGTATAtctattatctctatttctaATCTCCTGTCACCTGAAGTGTTTGAAAAGTAGGGGCCTCCCTGTTGGCATTAGATGTGACAGTTAAGTGTTGCTTATTCAAAGCCTATACGTGAAGTAAATCAAGGTCTGGTGAGAATCTAGAGCTCAAAAGGTTAATTAAATGAATAAAAGGGTTAATCACTCATAATACAATATGATTAAAAAAAATCTCTGTAATTTGGTTTCGGGAGAGGATAATAGATAAAAGAGGAAAGAAGTCAATGTCCTTTAGGATTAATAAGATTATATCAGGTATACCTGTTTGTTATGTGTTAATAACATTTAGACTACATTACCCAGCAGGCTATGTGGCTAAATAAGGAGTTTTCTAGCTGAAGTATATGTTCATTAAAAGTAGTTAGACCTACGCCCCGGTTTGTCAATAAACAAGGAACAAACATAACAATACCTAAATATCATTGGCAGTTACTAGGTCTTTAATATTATTGGACCTCTGACAGCCAATGACTGACAATACTGGCTACAACTTCCTAGTTTTGACATGTCTGTAAACTCTCGCTCCAATAGATTCCTTTTTTAACATTGATACATTTCAGATAAATTCTCTAATGCTCCCCAGAATATTAACattcatgtttttatttatctcatgaaatgaaaatgttttGTCGAGTGTGGAATTCACAGTTGTGATCCATTCAAGTCAGCCTGGCCTTAACAAAAGCAGCATATGGCAAGTTGACACCACTCAATCTCCCTGAGCATAAACCTGTAATACAAAAAGTCCAAAATACAGGATAAAGCAGATTGTGATGTTTTTATTTGTTCATGAAAGTGAAAGACAGTGATTTTACGTGCCTCTTCCATTGACCTTTTACCTAAAGCAGCTAGAGGATAAAGGATATAACAGCACACATTGAATCCTAATAGGAGACACAGGAGACTTACCAATGAAGGTCAGATGAATGTTTAAGAGGACTTACAGATGTAGGCGCTAAAGAGGGAAGCTTGTCAAAAATACTTCAGAGACTACATATTTATGGCACCATATGGTATCTTAATATCCTAAGAGCTTTGTTTGGTGAGAGCCAATGCTGCTCAGTGCACCATAgcctcttttcctctcccctaGCTTCCCTTCTCTCTTTTAATTCCCTCCCTCATATCTTCCTTCCTTTTCttttatctctgtctatctccctgtTCTCAGCCGGTAGTTTTAGAGGTCAATCCCCCCGGTGACGTGTGGGAAacctctgtctccatctgtgCTTTAGTTGTGGCAGATCAAGTGAGCAACCtccctggctggctgagtgatcTCAGACACGGGCATGAATATGCAACAGCAAAGAGGCCAATATGCTCTTTTGTTTGTCCCATATTCCACAGGGCCATAGTGCATACCAGGTCAGTTGTTGATGTCAGACCAAACCCTCCTGTGGTTTGTGTGTTTTCTTAGCTAGCAGGGCCATTAACATATTCATActtaacatactgtacatagatATTACCATTTGACATGATCTCAGAACATGAACATTTGAAAGGATGGCAGATGTgattatgttgttgttgtaatttaCAATATATTACCTAAAACAGTCACTCTAGCTAAGTGGTATTGCTAGCCCTTACAGAAAAACCACATAATATAGGACATGTAGAAAATCACATGATTTTACATGTTTTTCTGGAATGTGTCGTTTTATGTTTACACATGTTTCtgtacatgttgtcacatgtagAGAATCACatgaaaacgtgtttttggaacttgtgttaaaaaaaataaaatcagattattattttttttaataaggaTAGGGTTGTAAAAATGATGGAAAATTTCCCAAACTTCTAACCAAGCTGCTGTAATGACTTGTGATGCCAGTAGACAGTAGATGGGGGATGGGCGGACGGACGAGACGGGGGGAGGTCTGTTGTATCACCTTTTAGCAGCTGATTTAGGCGTTTGCTTCTATAATCAATATGCATACTATAGGTAGGCCTAATGTAAGCAGCAGCACAAGGTCAGATTCAACATGATGATTCAGATATCGGCAGATGTGTCTTTTGTAGTTTTGGGGCAGACCTAGTGAAAGTCAGACCTGTACCTATCAGAAGACCTACTGAAGGGTGCCAGAGTAAGGACTAAAGTACGAGACAAAATGTTGTTTTCAGGGTTAAACGAAGTGTTGCAGTAGGGTGGTGGATGTAATTACACATTTGGAGCTAAATCTATTGGAGAGAATTGCATGCTCTGATAATCACAGTAAAATGCACAAACTTATGCTCTCATGTAGTATTCTTCAAGGACTTCATCTGCCAAGGAAATCATACCTGATTGTCAGCTGTACCTTGAAGAatgctttttttctctctcttattgAATACAAATGATCTAGAGATTTTTTTTGTATTCACTGTTCGAGTGTACTAGAGTTTAACAGCTACTACAGATTAGATTTCTAAGAGCTGGATTATATTGTAACTTcaatctctctatatctgtctgtctctctatattaCAGGA
This genomic window contains:
- the LOC106612267 gene encoding protocadherin-11 X-linked isoform X2 — its product is MIMDLAGQAHVLVVLLTCLVMLSLAQEKDYTVREEQPENVRIGNLRKDLDLNLDPDLKLSSPLQFKPVYKTGDVPLVRVEANTGEIFTTAHRIDREKLCSRVFNEKRCFYEIEVAVLPDEIFRLVKIRFLIEDINDNAPLFQSTVINISIPENTAINTRYPVPSAFDPDVGINGIQHYELVKSVSEFGLDIIETPEGDRWPQLIVQQSLDREQKDTFVMKIKVEDGGTPPKSSTAILQVTISDVNDNRPVFKDSEVEVTIPENAPIGTSVTQLHATDTDLGSNAQIHFSFSNQISSSTKRHFAIDSTTGLITVKQPLDRESTPVHKLIVLASDGSSTPSRAAVIVNVTDINDNVPSIDTRYIMNLVNGTVLLSENAPLNTKIALITVTDKDADLNGKVTCYTDHDVPFRLKPVFNDQFLLETAAPLDYETTREYAIKIVASDSGKPPLNTSAMVLIKIKDENDNAPIFPQPEIQLSIPENNDPSTQLIKISAMDADSGHNAEIIYSLGPDAPDGFNIDRRSGILSVGKRLDREKQEKYSFTVMARDNGSTSLQSNVTVRLIVQDLNDNSPAFTHPEYNFYVPENLPLYGTVGLITVTDSDAGDNSVITLSILNGKDNFIIDPQTGVIKPNITFDREQQSSYTFMVKAIDGGQPPSTSYAKVTINVVDVNDNRPIFVIPSSNYSYDLVQSTTSPGSVVTRVFAIDNDTGMNAELQYSFIGGSPRGLFAIDKTTGNITLQEKIVSADQGLHRLVVKVKDLGQPESLHAIALIHLFINETVSNATFIQEQLRKSLETPLDRNVGDSEVTPQANGYVIVVIAIIAGTMTVILVIFVTALVRCRQTPRHKVVQKGKQSGEWVSPNQENRQIKKKKKKKKRSPKSLLLNFVSIEESKPDDPSQEHINGTLDLPVELDEQTMGKYNWATTPTTFKPDSPDLAKHYKSASPQPTFQIKPETPMAPNKHHVIQELPLDNTFVVGCDSHSKCSSTSSDPYSVSECSCQGGFKTPGQIHTRQNQGQTPEKSLNSDASTCPHKTQRRVTFHLPDGSQESCSDSGLGDHEPSSTASTTQPLPLGFPQEEYYQQTSPNSRTEGDGNSDPESTMVEVNLAKALVEASETCTQECLILGHSDSCWMPPVLVPQFQSPSNTGTLPTLPSFGFQQQQSYPWARGAKVDGRQCHTLGRPAPKDDLAKGINRPQFYNTLERHCSSKSKVSDPVKVIPLASFSSPLSDQQTPATEGSSDFLHEHQL
- the LOC106612267 gene encoding protocadherin-11 X-linked isoform X1 translates to MIMDLAGQAHVLVVLLTCLVMLSLAQEKDYTVREEQPENVRIGNLRKDLDLNLDPDLKLSSPLQFKPVYKTGDVPLVRVEANTGEIFTTAHRIDREKLCSRVFNEKRCFYEIEVAVLPDEIFRLVKIRFLIEDINDNAPLFQSTVINISIPENTAINTRYPVPSAFDPDVGINGIQHYELVKSVSEFGLDIIETPEGDRWPQLIVQQSLDREQKDTFVMKIKVEDGGTPPKSSTAILQVTISDVNDNRPVFKDSEVEVTIPENAPIGTSVTQLHATDTDLGSNAQIHFSFSNQISSSTKRHFAIDSTTGLITVKQPLDRESTPVHKLIVLASDGSSTPSRAAVIVNVTDINDNVPSIDTRYIMNLVNGTVLLSENAPLNTKIALITVTDKDADLNGKVTCYTDHDVPFRLKPVFNDQFLLETAAPLDYETTREYAIKIVASDSGKPPLNTSAMVLIKIKDENDNAPIFPQPEIQLSIPENNDPSTQLIKISAMDADSGHNAEIIYSLGPDAPDGFNIDRRSGILSVGKRLDREKQEKYSFTVMARDNGSTSLQSNVTVRLIVQDLNDNSPAFTHPEYNFYVPENLPLYGTVGLITVTDSDAGDNSVITLSILNGKDNFIIDPQTGVIKPNITFDREQQSSYTFMVKAIDGGQPPSTSYAKVTINVVDVNDNRPIFVIPSSNYSYDLVQSTTSPGSVVTRVFAIDNDTGMNAELQYSFIGGSPRGLFAIDKTTGNITLQEKIVSADQGLHRLVVKVKDLGQPESLHAIALIHLFINETVSNATFIQEQLRKSLETPLDRNVGDSEVTPQANGYVIVVIAIIAGTMTVILVIFVTALVRCRQTPRHKVVQKGKQSGEWVSPNQENRQIKKKKKKKKRSPKSLLLNFVSIEESKPDDPSQEHINGTLDLPVELDEQTMGKYNWATTPTTFKPDSPDLAKHYKSASPQPTFQIKPETPMAPNKHHVIQELPLDNTFVVGCDSHSKCSSTSSDPYSVSECSCQGGFKTPGQIHTRQNQGQTPEKSLNSDASTCPHKEVCHLGKITSANTQRRVTFHLPDGSQESCSDSGLGDHEPSSTASTTQPLPLGFPQEEYYQQTSPNSRTEGDGNSDPESTMVEVNLAKALVEASETCTQECLILGHSDSCWMPPVLVPQFQSPSNTGTLPTLPSFGFQQQQSYPWARGAKVDGRQCHTLGRPAPKDDLAKGINRPQFYNTLERHCSSKSKVSDPVKVIPLASFSSPLSDQQTPATEGSSDFLHEHQL
- the LOC106612267 gene encoding protocadherin-11 X-linked isoform X3, translated to MIMDLAGQAHVLVVLLTCLVMLSLAQEKDYTVREEQPENVRIGNLRKDLDLNLDPDLKLSSPLQFKPVYKTGDVPLVRVEANTGEIFTTAHRIDREKLCSRVFNEKRCFYEIEVAVLPDEIFRLVKIRFLIEDINDNAPLFQSTVINISIPENTAINTRYPVPSAFDPDVGINGIQHYELVKSVSEFGLDIIETPEGDRWPQLIVQQSLDREQKDTFVMKIKVEDGGTPPKSSTAILQVTISDVNDNRPVFKDSEVEVTIPENAPIGTSVTQLHATDTDLGSNAQIHFSFSNQISSSTKRHFAIDSTTGLITVKQPLDRESTPVHKLIVLASDGSSTPSRAAVIVNVTDINDNVPSIDTRYIMNLVNGTVLLSENAPLNTKIALITVTDKDADLNGKVTCYTDHDVPFRLKPVFNDQFLLETAAPLDYETTREYAIKIVASDSGKPPLNTSAMVLIKIKDENDNAPIFPQPEIQLSIPENNDPSTQLIKISAMDADSGHNAEIIYSLGPDAPDGFNIDRRSGILSVGKRLDREKQEKYSFTVMARDNGSTSLQSNVTVRLIVQDLNDNSPAFTHPEYNFYVPENLPLYGTVGLITVTDSDAGDNSVITLSILNGKDNFIIDPQTGVIKPNITFDREQQSSYTFMVKAIDGGQPPSTSYAKVTINVVDVNDNRPIFVIPSSNYSYDLVQSTTSPGSVVTRVFAIDNDTGMNAELQYSFIGGSPRGLFAIDKTTGNITLQEKIVSADQGLHRLVVKVKDLGQPESLHAIALIHLFINETVSNATFIQEQLRKSLETPLDRNVGDSEVTPQANGYVIVVIAIIAGTMTVILVIFVTALVRCRQTPRHKVVQKGKQSGEWVSPNQENRQIKKKKKKKKRSPKSLLLNFVSIEESKPDDPSQEHINGTLDLPVELDEQTMGKYNWATTPTTFKPDSPDLAKHYKSASPQPTFQIKPETPMAPNKHHVIQELPLDNTFVVGCDSHSKCSSTSSDPYSVSECSCQGGFKTPGQIHTRQETVLKPPLYDTLCGSGTTRCHRIKINL